The window ACTTCCAGCCTTTTCGCCAGGTTTGCCACCTCCTCCTGCGGGGTGGTTTCACGGGTGAGACTGGAGAGATACACGGGCACCTCATCGCGCAGCACCTTTCCCAGCAGCTGGTTAACCGGTTTGTTGGCCACTTTGCCTAATAGATCAAAAATGCTGATTTCCACATGCCCTACGCAGTTCCAGAACGACATGCCACCATATTTGTAGTTGCTATTTTTCACAAACACTTCATCAAGGAGCGTTTCTATATCCCGCGCATCTTTGCCGATGAAATTAGGAATTACCAGCCCATGCAGCAACGACAGCAGGTTAGGCATCCGGAAGTTTGCCATGGTAATGCCCCGTTCGCCATCTTCGGAGGTGGTGATCAGGAATAGCTCGCCATTGGCCTTTACAAATTCTATTGATTTGATTATAACAGGATTGGGAATAGCTTTATGAAGGTCTAACATTTTAGGATATCCCGGAGGCAAGGGTGCTGAAAATGCAGCATTAGATAAGATCGAGGGCAAGGCAATACCCAGAGCAGCGGCTTTTACTGATGTAGCGATGAATTTTCTTCTGTTGATGTGCATTGGTCTGGATTCTTTAGGCTGGAATTTATCTTTATGAAGAGGCCGTTCCTTTCGTCATGTGGCTGAAGCAGGCAAAATGCTGCTGGCCCTCACCCTCGAAGGCAGTTTACCTTATTTTTAGGGAGAGTAGCCCAATTTCTTCGTATACGGTCAGGAGCAGACTGCCGTAAGAGGAGAAGTCGAGGTGTTCGGTACGGGGAGTAGTAGGCAGCTCATAAGCCAGTGCATAGTCTTTAATGCGGTATAACAGCTGATTTTACTCTGATGGCCTCCAGTTACCAGGTAATTGCCATCCAGAATAAAAGCTACTGACTCCAGCCGTAGCGGTTTTTTATTAATGTTTGTTGCTTTGCTGTTGTATTATCTGATGATGTCTTCTGGCATTTACATCAGATTCTTCACCCATCCAGGCCCATAGTTTTATCAGGCCGTTTTGGTGTGCGCTCACCAGAAAGCTACCATCGGCATTTAAATCAATGTATTCAGCATGATCGCCCGCCCACACTTTATGCGCCACCGGAATATTATCGTTCTGAAACTTCATGATATCTGCCACCCGGTAAACATAGATGTATGGATCGTGGCCAGCATGGGCAATATAGTTACCATTGGGGTGCCAGGAAATTGATTCTATTTTTTTACCGGTATGGTTAAAATGCTTGACCAGCTTTCCGCTCTCCCACTCCCAGACAAACACATTTCCCCTGGCCTGATCTGATGTACCTACTGCAGCTACATATTTTCCATCTGGTGAGAAAACCCCACTGGTATAATTTACATTGAAAGAAGGGTTCAGGGTTTTTACCAGCGACCAGTCTGATACCCTATAGACTTTTACCGATTCGTGTCCTACAGCGAGTAAATACTGATCATCCTGCGAAAAGAACAACTCATTGACAGTACTGCCAAAATCCAGTGATTTTATCTCCCTTCCTTCCGGCATCTGGAACACCCTCACCCATCCCTGGGTGGCTTTGTTCTGCTGCTCAATCTTTTCTTCGCCGGTCACCAGTAAACTGCCTTTATTTGACCAGGTCAACCCATCAATCCCCTGTTTATGTTTGATTGTCCTGATGGTTTTTCCAGTCCCGGCATCATATACGGTGACTAAAAAATCCTCGCTGGCAGCGGCTACATATTTACCATCGGCAGACCAACCTACCCGCTCTACCTCCTGAGAGGCATACTGCCTCCAAAGTTCAGCGCCATCGGAAGTACGCCACATCACAACAGAATTATCGAATTTGGTGCCGCTAACGATGTACTTACCATCGGGCGAGAATTCCGCACTCTCCACAGATCCTACCTCTCCCAGCGCATCGGCCACACGCGCCCAAACTGGCTCCAGCCGCAGCTGATAATCTAGCG of the Flammeovirgaceae bacterium 311 genome contains:
- a CDS encoding WD40 repeat-containing protein (COG2319 FOG: WD40 repeat) — its product is MKKRLFTGKFVLAILLCLLISNLSYAQQPLDYQLRLEPVWARVADALGEVGSVESAEFSPDGKYIVSGTKFDNSVVMWRTSDGAELWRQYASQEVERVGWSADGKYVAAASEDFLVTVYDAGTGKTIRTIKHKQGIDGLTWSNKGSLLVTGEEKIEQQNKATQGWVRVFQMPEGREIKSLDFGSTVNELFFSQDDQYLLAVGHESVKVYRVSDWSLVKTLNPSFNVNYTSGVFSPDGKYVAAVGTSDQARGNVFVWEWESGKLVKHFNHTGKKIESISWHPNGNYIAHAGHDPYIYVYRVADIMKFQNDNIPVAHKVWAGDHAEYIDLNADGSFLVSAHQNGLIKLWAWMGEESDVNARRHHQIIQQQSNKH